The following coding sequences are from one Caballeronia sp. Lep1P3 window:
- a CDS encoding bifunctional diguanylate cyclase/phosphodiesterase, which yields MLVGSYNLTLVVASIMVAVLASYTALDMAGRITTATGKASHWWLAGGAAAMGLGIWSMHFVGMLAFTLPIPIGYDTALTALSLLIAMALSAFALWVVCQPTLPWRRLIVGAVVMGAGVASMHYTGMAAMRMEPGITYDPLLWVASVLIAIAASGAAQWIAFNLRRDGRRTRMLRLGAAVLMGAAIAGMHYTGMFAAEFAAGSVCSAVRDGVSSVWLAPVIIVVTIAVLSIALITSILDLRLESRTAVLAVSLAQANEELTYLALHDTLTKLPNRLLLEDRLNQAISAADREDACFALMFLDLDGFKAVNDAYGHHIGDLLLIDIAQRIQKSTHRDNTVARLGGDEFALIVRVAEAADAGALAADLLRSIDAPVHAGGHELRVSGSIGISMFPGDGHNPHELLSAADAAMYSAKASGRATFCYFEASMQQNAQVHLQLLQELRKAVSRNELVLHYQPKFQAPHGPVLGAEALLRWQHPTRGLLPPGDFIPVAEKSGLILLIGEWVLDEACRQMRAWVDLGNTGWTMSVNLSPLQFSHTALAQTVADTLALHRLDPHYLMLEITESTAMRDVEASLATLEKLKAMGVRISIDDFGTGYSSLLYLKRLPASELKIDRGFVRDVASDSEDAAIVSAIIALGRALCLSVVAEGVETKEQQDSLTELGCNSLQGYLLGRPMVAAQFLDAADALTSTHA from the coding sequence ATGCTGGTCGGCAGCTATAACTTGACGCTGGTCGTCGCGTCCATAATGGTTGCTGTGTTGGCGTCCTACACGGCCTTGGACATGGCCGGGCGCATCACGACTGCGACCGGAAAGGCGTCCCACTGGTGGCTGGCGGGTGGTGCAGCCGCGATGGGCCTCGGCATCTGGTCGATGCATTTCGTCGGCATGCTCGCGTTCACGTTGCCCATTCCGATCGGCTACGACACGGCGCTTACAGCGCTGTCCCTCCTTATCGCGATGGCGCTTTCCGCGTTTGCCCTCTGGGTGGTCTGTCAGCCGACGTTGCCCTGGAGACGACTAATAGTTGGCGCGGTCGTGATGGGGGCAGGTGTCGCGTCAATGCACTACACCGGTATGGCCGCAATGCGGATGGAACCGGGCATCACTTACGACCCACTACTTTGGGTTGCGTCCGTGCTAATCGCGATCGCCGCATCCGGCGCCGCGCAGTGGATCGCTTTCAACCTTCGCCGCGACGGCCGCCGCACGCGTATGCTCAGGCTGGGCGCCGCAGTGCTAATGGGCGCCGCCATTGCCGGCATGCACTACACGGGCATGTTCGCTGCGGAGTTTGCGGCCGGCAGTGTGTGCAGCGCGGTGCGCGACGGCGTCAGCAGCGTGTGGCTCGCGCCGGTGATCATCGTCGTGACGATCGCCGTACTGTCTATCGCGCTGATAACGTCGATCCTCGACTTGCGGCTGGAATCACGCACGGCGGTGCTGGCCGTCTCGCTCGCGCAGGCCAATGAGGAGCTTACCTATCTCGCTCTGCACGACACCCTGACAAAACTTCCAAACCGCTTGCTGCTGGAAGACCGCCTTAACCAGGCCATTAGCGCGGCGGATCGCGAGGACGCCTGTTTTGCGCTAATGTTCCTCGACCTCGACGGCTTCAAAGCTGTCAACGACGCCTATGGCCACCACATCGGCGATCTTCTGCTCATTGATATCGCGCAACGCATCCAGAAATCGACCCACCGGGACAACACTGTCGCACGCCTAGGGGGAGACGAGTTTGCGCTCATCGTGCGCGTTGCTGAAGCGGCCGACGCCGGAGCGCTGGCTGCAGACCTGCTGCGGTCGATAGACGCTCCGGTGCACGCCGGCGGTCATGAACTACGAGTGTCGGGCAGCATCGGAATCTCCATGTTTCCGGGTGACGGCCACAACCCACACGAGCTCCTTTCGGCCGCAGACGCTGCAATGTACTCGGCCAAAGCATCTGGCCGGGCGACGTTCTGCTACTTTGAAGCATCGATGCAGCAAAACGCCCAGGTGCATTTGCAGTTGCTGCAAGAATTGCGCAAGGCCGTCTCGCGTAACGAACTTGTGCTCCATTACCAGCCGAAATTCCAAGCCCCGCACGGTCCGGTGCTCGGCGCGGAAGCATTACTACGCTGGCAGCACCCAACGCGTGGTCTATTGCCGCCGGGCGATTTCATTCCAGTCGCCGAGAAGAGCGGCCTCATCCTGTTGATCGGCGAATGGGTGCTCGACGAGGCCTGCCGGCAGATGCGAGCCTGGGTGGACCTCGGCAACACGGGCTGGACGATGTCGGTCAATCTATCGCCACTACAGTTTAGCCATACCGCGCTCGCGCAGACAGTGGCAGACACGCTTGCGCTCCATCGGCTCGACCCTCACTACCTGATGCTCGAGATCACTGAGTCAACGGCGATGCGCGACGTTGAAGCAAGTCTTGCAACGCTCGAGAAGTTAAAGGCGATGGGCGTAAGAATATCAATCGATGATTTTGGCACTGGTTATTCGAGCTTGCTTTACCTGAAGCGGCTGCCGGCATCTGAGCTGAAGATCGACCGAGGATTCGTGCGCGACGTCGCGAGCGACTCCGAAGACGCTGCAATCGTCTCGGCGATTATTGCTCTCGGGCGCGCGCTATGTTTGTCGGTCGTAGCAGAAGGAGTAGAGACCAAGGAGCAGCAAGATTCGCTGACTGAGCTCGGTTGCAACTCGTTGCAGGGTTACCTGTTAGGACGGCCGATGGTTGCCGCGCAATTTCTCGATGCAGCGGATGCGCTCACGAGCACGCATGCCTGA
- a CDS encoding RES family NAD+ phosphorylase: MLWRIATDTPDYTADDTTGAGAKATGGRWNRPGTPVLYTAGSIALACLETLVHVGLGELPLNRYLVAIEVPEDVWLAAAVFDTSGPHVGWDAVPHGKVSLDAGDAWLAGRRSLLYRVPSVIVPQEANVLVNPAHPDAARLRFTKVSRWTYDSRLTARRQAKKTR, from the coding sequence ATGCTCTGGCGCATTGCGACCGACACACCGGATTACACGGCAGATGACACCACAGGGGCCGGTGCCAAGGCGACGGGCGGACGCTGGAACCGGCCAGGAACGCCCGTGCTCTACACCGCGGGCAGCATCGCGCTGGCGTGCCTTGAAACTCTCGTGCACGTCGGGCTGGGCGAGTTGCCGCTAAACCGGTATCTGGTTGCCATCGAGGTGCCCGAAGACGTCTGGCTGGCGGCGGCGGTGTTTGACACGTCCGGACCGCACGTCGGCTGGGATGCTGTTCCGCATGGCAAGGTGAGCCTCGACGCGGGCGACGCGTGGCTTGCAGGTAGACGAAGCCTGCTGTACAGGGTGCCGTCAGTGATTGTGCCGCAGGAGGCCAATGTCCTCGTGAACCCCGCCCATCCGGACGCGGCGCGGCTGCGCTTCACAAAGGTAAGCCGCTGGACTTACGACAGTCGTCTCACCGCCCGCAGGCAAGCTAAGAAAACCCGATGA
- a CDS encoding TetR/AcrR family transcriptional regulator, protein MSQYKRDPEGTRRKILKAATEQFTSFGLAGARIDAIASAAGANERMLYYYFQSKEGLYVAVLEAMYADFASREGSLNLSGLQPSDAVRSLAGSIWTHLRENPRWLRLINNENLHEGRFIERSSKLRETISPIVGLFRTTLARGAAAGEFRADVDALDFYVTVVGMGYYVVSNRFTLRTFTGRDYSEQSAQNGISAMHVDMLLSYLRSRSAQRF, encoded by the coding sequence ATGAGCCAATACAAGAGAGACCCCGAAGGCACGCGCCGGAAGATTCTGAAGGCGGCCACGGAACAGTTCACAAGCTTTGGACTTGCCGGAGCGCGCATTGACGCGATTGCATCCGCCGCCGGCGCAAATGAGCGAATGCTCTACTATTACTTCCAGAGCAAGGAAGGGCTGTATGTCGCAGTCCTCGAGGCGATGTATGCGGACTTTGCCAGTCGAGAAGGCAGCCTCAACTTGTCAGGACTGCAACCGTCAGACGCAGTGCGCTCGCTCGCGGGGTCCATATGGACGCATCTTCGAGAAAACCCTCGGTGGCTGCGCCTGATCAATAACGAGAATCTGCATGAGGGCCGGTTCATCGAACGCTCGAGCAAACTTCGGGAGACAATCTCTCCAATCGTTGGGCTCTTCCGCACAACGCTCGCACGCGGGGCAGCTGCCGGCGAATTCCGTGCAGATGTCGATGCGCTGGATTTCTACGTGACAGTCGTCGGGATGGGCTATTACGTGGTCTCGAACCGTTTCACGCTCCGGACGTTCACAGGGCGGGACTACTCAGAACAATCAGCTCAAAACGGAATTTCGGCCATGCATGTTGACATGCTGCTTTCCTATTTGCGTTCGAGGTCGGCGCAGCGCTTTTAA
- the istB gene encoding IS21-like element helper ATPase IstB: MSLDIDATRLSLLLNDLRLPAIKQIWSSFAERSDTEGWPAARLLMALAEHEIAERDRRRVERHLRDAKLLPGKTLENFDFDAVPMVSRAHVSALCAGDGWLRNGTNLILLGPSGGGKSHLSSAIGLSLLEKGWKVFFARTTDLVQRLQVARRELALESAINRLDRFDLVILDDFAYVSKDQAETSVLFELISARYERRSLCITANQPFGEWDKVFPDRAMTVAAVDRLVHHSTIFELNVESYRRRTALQRKQHGPGRPASRATPKNVGVPATQEHQHGIDLTE, translated from the coding sequence ATGAGCCTCGACATCGACGCCACACGCCTGTCGTTGCTGCTCAACGATTTGCGGCTGCCTGCCATCAAGCAGATCTGGTCTAGCTTTGCCGAGCGCTCCGATACGGAAGGCTGGCCAGCGGCACGCCTGCTGATGGCCCTGGCCGAACACGAGATCGCCGAGCGCGATCGACGCCGAGTCGAACGTCACCTCAGGGACGCGAAACTGCTACCGGGCAAGACACTGGAGAACTTCGATTTCGACGCAGTGCCGATGGTGTCGCGCGCGCACGTCTCGGCGCTTTGCGCGGGCGACGGCTGGTTGCGTAACGGCACCAACCTGATTCTTCTAGGGCCGAGCGGAGGGGGCAAATCGCATTTGTCGTCGGCGATCGGACTAAGCCTGCTGGAGAAGGGCTGGAAGGTCTTCTTCGCTCGCACTACCGACCTCGTGCAACGGTTGCAGGTGGCTCGCCGCGAGCTCGCGCTGGAGTCCGCCATCAACCGGCTGGATCGCTTCGACCTGGTCATCCTGGACGATTTCGCCTATGTCAGCAAAGATCAGGCAGAGACGTCGGTGCTGTTCGAACTCATCAGCGCCAGGTATGAGCGACGTTCCCTTTGCATAACAGCCAACCAGCCGTTTGGCGAATGGGACAAGGTCTTCCCCGACCGAGCCATGACAGTGGCCGCCGTCGACCGTTTGGTCCACCACTCGACCATCTTTGAGTTGAACGTCGAAAGCTACCGTCGCCGTACTGCCCTGCAGCGCAAGCAGCACGGACCGGGGCGCCCGGCCAGTCGAGCGACACCAAAGAACGTCGGCGTGCCAGCTACACAGGAGCATCAGCACGGCATCGATCTCACCGAATAA
- a CDS encoding IS5 family transposase — protein sequence MRGADTFTESLFSFRKLDDFVPASHPLRSIRVMANEALAKMDRLFSEMYEVDIKGGRPSIAPEKLLRAMLIQILYSVRSERQLMEQVQYNLLFRWFVGLAMDDVVWVPTVFTKNRERLIKHDAVIKFFNEVVAIAEKKDLLSGEHFSVDGTLIQAWAGHKSFVRKDRDDQDNDDGSAGDFKGSKRSNETHQSKTDPDARLYRKGKTASQLRYMGHTLTDNRHGLVVNARVTHADGHAEREAAKIMINDARQAAEDANAEITLGADKGYDAQEFIEACQQMKVTPHVAQNTSGRRSAVADAIASSLGYSISQRKRKLIEQGFGWAKTVGRMRQVMVRSLEKVDQMFVLNMAAYNLVRMRSLGQVRP from the coding sequence ATGCGCGGCGCCGACACGTTCACTGAGAGTTTGTTTTCCTTTCGCAAGCTCGACGACTTCGTTCCGGCGTCGCATCCGCTGCGCTCGATTCGCGTCATGGCGAACGAAGCGCTCGCCAAGATGGATCGGCTGTTCTCCGAGATGTACGAGGTCGACATAAAAGGTGGACGGCCGAGCATCGCGCCGGAGAAGCTGCTGCGGGCAATGCTGATTCAGATCCTCTACAGTGTCCGCTCGGAGCGACAATTGATGGAGCAGGTGCAATACAACCTCCTGTTTCGCTGGTTCGTCGGCTTGGCAATGGATGATGTGGTGTGGGTGCCCACCGTGTTCACGAAGAACCGCGAGCGGTTGATCAAGCACGACGCGGTCATCAAATTCTTCAACGAAGTGGTGGCCATTGCCGAGAAGAAGGACCTGCTCTCAGGTGAGCACTTCAGCGTGGACGGCACCTTGATTCAGGCGTGGGCGGGCCACAAGAGCTTCGTGCGCAAGGACCGTGACGATCAGGACAACGATGACGGCAGCGCGGGCGACTTCAAAGGCAGCAAGCGCAGCAACGAGACGCATCAGTCCAAGACTGATCCTGATGCGCGGCTCTATCGCAAAGGCAAAACGGCCAGCCAATTGCGGTACATGGGCCATACGCTGACCGATAATCGGCACGGCCTGGTGGTCAACGCTCGCGTGACACACGCTGATGGGCATGCCGAGCGTGAAGCGGCCAAGATCATGATCAACGATGCGCGGCAAGCGGCAGAAGATGCGAACGCAGAAATCACGCTGGGTGCAGACAAGGGTTACGACGCACAGGAATTCATTGAAGCCTGCCAGCAAATGAAGGTCACCCCGCACGTTGCGCAAAACACTTCTGGGCGGCGTTCAGCGGTGGCCGACGCGATTGCATCAAGCCTGGGCTATTCCATTTCGCAGCGAAAGCGCAAGTTGATCGAACAAGGCTTCGGGTGGGCCAAGACCGTGGGGCGCATGCGCCAAGTGATGGTGCGTAGTTTGGAGAAGGTTGACCAGATGTTCGTGTTGAACATGGCCGCCTATAACCTCGTGCGCATGCGGTCACTGGGACAAGTCCGCCCATAG
- a CDS encoding MEDS domain-containing protein, whose product MHDHQSPSNALKQTLRKSGIDAIGHAGWGTHFCHFYETRQDLIDMLVPYFEAGLRDNESCLWVASDPIGVEEAETALVEALPDFKDYLTRGQIAFKPASDWYYPDGTFRANHVLAEWVRHERESRAHGFEGLRVTGDTFWLERTRWHDFADYEAHLNRTLGQYRIICVCSYCMDRCTASDVLDVCNTHQFALTRRNSVWQLVQSDSLAAARSELERANAELEARVDARTRDLEVLLRERDEFLSMLSHELRNPLAPIESAIEVIRRSVPEQSPAAAASNIVKRQVRNLSVILNDLLEADRTVRGLFSIDPVPVELSAIIDEAVDAIRPAAAQSGQTVTINGLDRSATIAGDHVRLNQVFVNLLNNATTYAPPHGHIDVSMVVGDGEVRVCVSDDGHGVAEPLRDRVFSLFVQGPRELDRSQGGFGIGLAVSRQIVERHGGSLTLERARSGRWSRFVVTLRCTPHLVPAQPAADHTLARPTTLSRRILIVDDEPDIVSALLTLFQMEGHEVRTAFDGETALEIAKTFAPQVVFADIGMPRMDGYELARRLRALPATAKATIVAVTGYGTKGDRERSERAGFDLHLVKPVAPPALLGLIAAAGDQLGNEC is encoded by the coding sequence ATGCACGATCATCAATCGCCTAGCAACGCGCTGAAACAAACCCTTAGAAAAAGTGGCATTGATGCGATAGGCCATGCCGGCTGGGGAACGCACTTCTGCCACTTTTACGAAACGCGGCAGGATCTGATCGACATGCTAGTCCCGTATTTTGAGGCAGGGCTGCGCGACAACGAAAGCTGTTTGTGGGTTGCGTCCGACCCAATCGGCGTGGAGGAGGCGGAGACGGCACTGGTCGAGGCATTACCCGATTTCAAAGATTACCTGACGCGCGGACAGATCGCGTTCAAGCCAGCATCCGACTGGTACTACCCGGACGGCACGTTTCGCGCCAACCATGTCCTCGCCGAATGGGTGCGGCACGAGCGTGAGTCGCGCGCGCATGGCTTCGAGGGGCTGCGGGTAACCGGTGACACGTTCTGGTTGGAGCGCACCCGTTGGCACGACTTCGCCGACTACGAGGCCCACCTGAATCGAACACTGGGGCAGTACCGCATTATCTGCGTTTGTTCTTACTGCATGGACCGCTGCACCGCGTCGGACGTGCTGGATGTATGCAACACGCATCAGTTCGCACTTACACGGCGAAATAGCGTCTGGCAGCTCGTGCAAAGCGATTCGCTCGCCGCGGCGCGCTCGGAGCTTGAGCGCGCGAATGCGGAACTCGAAGCTCGCGTTGACGCCCGCACGCGCGACCTGGAAGTCTTGCTGAGAGAGCGGGATGAGTTCCTATCGATGCTGAGCCACGAACTGCGCAATCCACTCGCGCCGATTGAGAGTGCGATCGAGGTGATTCGCCGTTCTGTACCCGAACAAAGTCCGGCGGCGGCGGCGAGCAATATCGTCAAGCGCCAGGTGCGCAACCTTTCGGTCATTCTCAACGATCTGCTCGAGGCGGACCGAACGGTGCGTGGATTGTTTTCAATCGACCCAGTGCCGGTCGAACTGTCGGCGATCATCGATGAGGCTGTCGATGCAATACGTCCTGCGGCCGCGCAGAGCGGACAGACCGTGACAATCAATGGACTCGACCGTTCGGCGACGATTGCGGGGGACCACGTGCGCCTCAACCAGGTGTTCGTCAACTTGCTGAACAATGCGACGACTTATGCGCCGCCGCACGGCCACATCGATGTTTCGATGGTCGTGGGCGACGGTGAGGTAAGGGTCTGCGTGAGCGACGACGGCCATGGGGTGGCGGAGCCGCTGCGCGATCGGGTGTTTTCGTTGTTCGTGCAGGGGCCGCGCGAGCTCGACCGCTCGCAGGGTGGGTTCGGCATCGGGCTTGCGGTATCGCGGCAGATTGTCGAGAGGCATGGCGGCTCGTTGACGCTCGAGCGGGCCCGCAGCGGCCGCTGGTCCCGCTTCGTTGTGACGCTGCGGTGCACGCCGCACCTTGTGCCGGCGCAGCCTGCGGCCGATCATACGCTCGCCCGGCCGACAACCCTCAGCCGCCGCATCCTGATCGTGGATGACGAACCGGACATCGTATCTGCGTTGCTAACGCTTTTCCAAATGGAAGGGCATGAGGTCCGTACAGCTTTCGACGGCGAAACCGCGCTGGAGATCGCCAAGACCTTCGCGCCTCAGGTGGTGTTCGCGGACATAGGCATGCCGCGCATGGATGGCTACGAGTTGGCGCGCCGGCTGCGCGCATTGCCCGCGACCGCAAAGGCCACGATAGTCGCCGTCACTGGCTACGGGACGAAGGGCGACCGCGAGCGTTCGGAACGCGCGGGCTTCGACCTGCATCTGGTGAAACCGGTGGCCCCGCCCGCGTTGCTCGGGCTGATCGCTGCCGCAGGCGACCAACTCGGGAATGAATGCTGA
- a CDS encoding IS3 family transposase (programmed frameshift) — translation MKAKQTYSVEFKEQALSKVLQRGPRTVGAVADELNVNVLTLRKWMRGAAAAKRSSGSEHARRPEDWSLEERLMALQESHGLVDEALNSWCRERGLFAHHLAQWRADFCTVGGTGSRRESATEVRDLKQANFELQRELKRKEKALAEAAALLVLQKKPPCAVRGRGRMTVPEERKALIDLISEATLAGARQARACSILGLSARTVQRWQRGEPDAVDGRSLRHHAPRHKLSADERAELLAIANSPEFGHLPPSQIVPRLADQQRYIASESTFYRVLKAEKQLAHRRSERPAQARSKPRSVCADAPNQLYSWDITYLPTTVRGQYFYLYLFLDVFSRKIVGWQVYAEESSVLASEVLKDLCAREAIQPAQVILHSDNGGPMKGATMLATLQALGVMPSLSRPGVSNDNPYSESLFKTLKYRPAYPLKAFDTLFAARTWVGALVRWYNEEHRHSAIRFVTPAQRHANLDQDILDRRAALYEYARQRNPLRWKGPTRNWQRVDAVHLNPDRIDNQGGTPRRPNQERKAA, via the exons GTGAAGGCGAAACAAACGTATTCTGTTGAATTTAAGGAACAGGCGCTGTCGAAGGTCCTGCAGCGCGGCCCCCGAACGGTTGGAGCAGTGGCCGACGAATTGAACGTGAACGTACTGACGTTAAGGAAGTGGATGAGAGGCGCCGCCGCCGCGAAGCGGAGCTCGGGCTCCGAACACGCAAGACGTCCGGAAGACTGGTCGCTGGAAGAACGGCTGATGGCCTTGCAGGAGAGCCACGGGTTGGTCGACGAAGCGTTGAACAGCTGGTGTCGCGAGCGCGGCCTGTTCGCACATCATCTCGCGCAGTGGCGAGCGGATTTTTGCACGGTCGGTGGAACCGGTAGTCGGCGCGAGAGCGCCACGGAAGTCCGGGATCTGAAGCAGGCCAATTTCGAGCTGCAGCGCGAACTCAAACGCAAGGAGAAGGCGCTGGCTGAAGCTGCGGCGCTGTTGGTGCTGCAAAAAAAGC CACCGTGCGCTGTTCGGGGGCGAGGCCGAATGACGGTCCCTGAAGAGCGCAAGGCATTGATCGACCTGATCAGCGAGGCGACCCTGGCCGGGGCTCGCCAGGCGCGTGCGTGCAGCATTCTAGGGCTCAGTGCTCGAACGGTTCAGCGCTGGCAGCGCGGCGAACCTGACGCGGTGGACGGGCGCTCGTTACGGCATCACGCGCCGCGTCACAAGCTCTCTGCCGACGAACGCGCCGAGCTTCTGGCGATCGCGAACTCGCCCGAATTCGGTCATCTGCCGCCAAGCCAGATCGTGCCTCGACTGGCAGACCAGCAACGCTATATCGCCTCCGAATCGACGTTCTACCGGGTCCTGAAGGCCGAGAAGCAACTCGCACACCGGCGCAGCGAACGGCCGGCACAGGCACGCAGCAAACCCCGTTCGGTTTGCGCCGATGCACCGAACCAATTGTATAGCTGGGACATCACGTATCTGCCGACCACGGTTCGTGGGCAGTACTTCTACTTGTATCTGTTTCTCGACGTGTTCAGTCGCAAAATTGTCGGCTGGCAGGTGTATGCCGAGGAAAGCAGCGTGCTGGCCAGCGAAGTCCTCAAGGACCTCTGCGCGCGCGAAGCGATACAGCCCGCCCAGGTGATTTTGCATTCGGACAACGGCGGCCCGATGAAAGGCGCGACGATGCTTGCCACCCTTCAGGCGCTGGGCGTCATGCCGTCGCTGAGTCGCCCGGGCGTGAGCAACGACAACCCTTACTCCGAGTCGTTGTTCAAGACCCTAAAGTATCGACCTGCTTATCCGCTCAAGGCATTCGATACCCTGTTTGCCGCGCGCACGTGGGTGGGCGCACTGGTGCGCTGGTACAACGAGGAGCATCGTCACAGCGCGATCCGGTTCGTCACGCCGGCGCAGCGTCATGCCAACCTCGATCAGGACATTCTGGATCGACGCGCGGCGCTCTACGAGTACGCCCGGCAACGCAATCCGCTTCGGTGGAAAGGCCCAACGCGCAACTGGCAACGCGTCGATGCTGTGCACCTGAACCCGGATCGAATCGATAACCAGGGCGGTACCCCACGACGCCCTAACCAGGAGAGAAAGGCAGCCTGA
- a CDS encoding antitoxin Xre-like helix-turn-helix domain-containing protein — METDLKGGHARSRGDKPAKAASKTRSGKFPGVHDISEELPIAVRRGRPALRGRAEVIDLTHFGAVYRVDRSVRIDAIKRGVKADDFVRIARSMARSKEQLGKTLGLSITTIDRKAKAGEKLSPEQSERVVGMAKLIGQVETMVEESGDPTGFDAAQWLARWLDEPLPALDGKRPAEYMDTAEGRDLVSNLLAMAQSGAYA, encoded by the coding sequence ATGGAGACAGATCTGAAAGGTGGCCACGCAAGGTCGCGGGGGGACAAGCCGGCCAAGGCCGCCAGCAAGACGCGCAGCGGAAAATTCCCGGGCGTCCATGACATCAGTGAAGAGTTGCCAATCGCCGTCCGTCGCGGAAGGCCGGCACTAAGGGGGCGCGCGGAGGTGATTGATCTCACGCACTTCGGCGCAGTGTATCGAGTGGACCGGTCCGTACGGATCGACGCGATCAAGCGGGGCGTGAAGGCGGACGATTTCGTTCGTATCGCGCGCTCTATGGCCCGCAGCAAGGAGCAGCTCGGCAAGACCCTTGGCCTGTCCATCACGACCATCGACCGCAAGGCCAAGGCCGGCGAGAAGCTCTCGCCCGAGCAAAGCGAGCGCGTGGTTGGAATGGCGAAGCTGATCGGCCAGGTAGAAACGATGGTCGAAGAGTCGGGCGACCCGACGGGCTTTGACGCGGCCCAATGGCTCGCGCGCTGGCTCGATGAGCCGCTGCCGGCGCTGGACGGAAAGCGCCCAGCCGAGTACATGGACACAGCAGAAGGGCGCGACCTGGTTTCGAATCTGCTGGCGATGGCGCAGAGCGGGGCCTACGCGTGA
- a CDS encoding LysR substrate-binding domain-containing protein codes for MIDDNLDVALRIGLPADTGVIAKKLLSSRRIVVGWPDYLARHGIPRTLADLAAHDCIRLVRGRRVFDRWRLLKMENQAMCS; via the coding sequence GTGATCGACGACAACCTAGATGTCGCGTTGCGTATCGGCTTGCCGGCAGATACGGGCGTGATCGCGAAGAAACTTTTGTCGAGCAGGCGCATCGTCGTCGGATGGCCTGACTATCTCGCGCGACATGGCATACCGCGCACACTCGCAGATCTTGCCGCGCACGATTGCATCCGGCTCGTGCGCGGACGGCGTGTGTTCGACCGCTGGCGTCTGCTGAAGATGGAGAACCAAGCGATGTGCTCGTGA
- a CDS encoding IS5 family transposase, which yields MRGADTFTESLFSFRKLDDFVPASHPLRSIRVMANEALAKMDRLFSEMYEVDIKGGRRSIAPEKLLRAMLIQILYSVRSERQLMEQVQYNLLFRWFVGLAMDDVVWVPTVFTKNRERLIKHDAVIKFFNEVVAIAEKKDLLSGEHFSVDGTLIQAWAGHKSFVRKDRDDQDNDDGSAGDFKGSKRSNETHQSKTDPDARLYRKGKTASQLRYMGHTLTDNRHGLVVNARVTHADGHAEREAAKIMINDARQAAEDANAEITLGADKGYDAQEFIEACQQMKVTPHVAQNTSGRRSAVADAIASSLGYSISQRKRKLIEQGFGWAKTVGRMRQVMVRSLEKVDQMFVLNMAAYNLVRMRSLGQVRP from the coding sequence ATGCGCGGCGCCGACACGTTCACTGAGAGTTTGTTTTCCTTTCGCAAGCTCGACGACTTCGTTCCGGCGTCGCATCCGCTGCGCTCGATTCGCGTCATGGCGAACGAAGCGCTCGCCAAGATGGATCGGCTGTTCTCCGAGATGTACGAGGTCGACATAAAAGGTGGACGGCGGAGCATCGCGCCGGAGAAGCTGCTGCGGGCAATGCTGATTCAGATCCTCTACAGTGTCCGCTCGGAGCGACAATTGATGGAGCAGGTGCAATACAACCTCCTGTTTCGCTGGTTCGTCGGCTTGGCAATGGATGATGTGGTGTGGGTGCCCACCGTGTTCACGAAGAACCGCGAGCGGTTGATCAAGCACGACGCGGTCATCAAATTCTTCAACGAAGTGGTGGCCATTGCCGAGAAGAAGGACCTGCTCTCAGGTGAGCACTTCAGCGTGGACGGCACCTTGATTCAGGCGTGGGCGGGCCACAAGAGCTTCGTGCGCAAGGACCGTGACGATCAGGACAACGATGACGGCAGCGCGGGCGACTTCAAAGGCAGCAAGCGCAGCAACGAGACGCATCAGTCCAAGACTGATCCTGATGCGCGGCTCTATCGCAAAGGCAAAACGGCCAGCCAATTGCGGTACATGGGCCATACGCTGACCGATAATCGGCACGGCCTGGTGGTCAACGCTCGCGTGACACACGCTGATGGGCATGCCGAGCGTGAAGCGGCCAAGATCATGATCAACGATGCGCGGCAAGCGGCAGAAGATGCGAACGCAGAAATCACGCTGGGTGCAGACAAGGGTTACGACGCACAGGAATTCATTGAAGCCTGCCAGCAAATGAAGGTCACCCCGCACGTTGCGCAAAACACTTCTGGGCGGCGTTCAGCGGTGGCCGACGCGATTGCATCAAGCCTGGGCTATTCCATTTCGCAGCGAAAGCGCAAGTTGATCGAACAAGGCTTCGGGTGGGCCAAGACCGTGGGGCGCATGCGCCAAGTGATGGTGCGTAGTTTGGAGAAGGTTGACCAGATGTTCGTGTTGAACATGGCCGCCTATAACCTCGTGCGCATGCGGTCACTGGGACAAGTCCGCCCATAG